CATCTTGCATAGCTCGTTCATTAGACTGGGAAGCAATTAAAAACAACTTACTCGAAATTTATATCCCACCTTTGACGAGGCAACTATTGGTTGATAAACTGGTACGGCGAACTCAACCTGATACAGAAAAGTTCTCCACTTTTGCTGCATCCATTataaaattcagtaaaataCTACTAAAAGAATTATCTGAAGCAcagataattgaaattatttttgctcatGCCAATACGGCTATCTTGACAATTATGGGTTTAAATCAAATACCCGAAACTTATAATGATTTGTCAAGGCTGATCACAAAAATGGAAGAAATTCAATCTAGAATGTTGCCACCAATTCAAATTGCAAATGCTTCAACTCAACAAAAAACTAATTCTACAAACAAATACTTTTGTACATATTGCAAAGGCACTAATCACGATTTTAGGCATTGTTTTAAACGGATCAACAAAGATAATGGATcaccaaatatttcaaaaccaaaaaactaataatagaccctaaattttatttatttaatttaaatttaaattcatcttCTTTACCtttacaaactatttttattctaGGTTATCCCATTTTAACACTGTTTGATTCAGGGGCTTCTATTAACGCGATTAAAACCGCAAccctaaaaaaattacaacttattgataaaaatataatcactaAATCaactaataaaacaatttcattacctggtaataattttttaaaatgttcctaTTTGGTCAATCTACActttaaaattgacaaattctCTTGGAACCAAAACTTTTACATTATCGACAGTCTCCCCTTTGACGCGATTTTGGGTGTTACATCGCTAAAACATTGTAATattattctcgattttttcaaatcagttattaaattttattttgaacctaATATCGAAATTCCCTTTGCTGGTTTTAACAGTAATAATCGAATTATTAACACGATTTGTGAAGCCAAAATTAATATGAGTGCCAAACAAACTAAAATGTTagattctttaataaaaaaatataaatgtattttttcagaaatccCTGGCCTTGCTAAggattatgaatataaaattaagttgAAAGATAACATTCCGGTTTGTAAAGCACCATATTATTTAGCACCTGATAAAGCTAAACTTTTGGATCAACATATACAGCAGCTAGTGAAACAAGGAATTCTTTctgtttcaaattcaaattatagctcacctgtattttttgttaaaaaaaaagatgactCTTATCGTTTAGTCGCAGATTACAGATTCCTTAACAAACATATCGAATTTGATCCAATGAGTTCAGCTAATATTAACCATATCTTTGCCAGTTTAGGTAATTCGAAGGTTTTCACGCTTTTGGACATGAAAAGCGCGTTTCACCAAATTAAATTGTCAGAGGACACGAAACATGTTACTGCAATCGTCACGCAATACGGTACTTGGCATTATAATCGCTGCCCTTTCGGTTTATCTGTCTCAAGCCAGGCCTTATCAAGATTTTTGAACTCTAGTTTAGCCGAATTTCGGCATAATTTTCtcttaatatattatgatgaCTTGATTGTTCATTCTTCGGACGTCGAATCTCatctaaaacatttaaatttgttattcactaaaattaaaacactcGGTATCACAATTAATTTAGACAAAGCTCGTTTCTGCATGTCTAGAGTACGTTTATTAGGTAGCGTTATATCCGCTGAAGGTCGTTTTATTGACCCTTTAAAAGTTCAGGCTATTAATGAAATGCCTATACCTAAAAACGTTAAAGAAGTTATGAGGCTCGTAGGAGCGGCTGCGTTTTATGCCAGATATATTCCTATGTTCAGTCAGATTGTAGCACCACTGaatgatttaaagaaaaagaacatcaaattcaaaattacgAATGTGCATCTGGAAGCTATTTCAACACTAAAAAAAGCTCTAACTAATGCTCCAGTTTTAAAACATCCGGATTTTGAAAGAACTTTTGTGTTACAAACTGACGGTTCATCGACTGGACTGGGGGCAGTTTTACTTCAGAAATATGAGGATGGTTTACATCCAATTATGTACTGCTCTAGAAAATTGAATTCTGCAGAATTAAGGTATAATAGTCACGAGTTGGAAATGTTAGCAGTTATAACCGCTTTagataaatttaaagattttttaacagATCGCCACTTCATTCTCCAAACTGATTGTCGTTCTCTTCTTTGGATATTTAATACaccaaataaattcaataagctGTCCAGGTGGATTCTTAAAATATCCCGATATGATTTCACTCCGGAACATATCAAAGGAGAGCATAATAAAATGGCGGATTTCCTCTCTAGACTATACGAATCAAATGATACAATAGTGAATAGCGAGAATAAATTAGAGCAAGaatcaaatgataaatttgttaaaattaaagaattgcaTAGCGCGGACCCAGGTTATGcaattctaattaaaaagataaccTCTTCTCTGGATTCATCTGATTTAGATTTGCTTAGTGAACAAATTCGGAATGATGTTCAATTGGACTCTTTGAACGTTATAAACAATAcgaattttgattttctatCCATCAAACAAGAACAACGAAATTCACCTGAATGTGAAATCATTTATCGCAACCTTAAGGCTAAGATGAATGTCCCTAATTTTTGCATCAAGGATGGATTAGTTTTCAAACTTGTGGGTAGGAATCACCTAAAACGAATTTTATTACCCGAGTCATTATTGAATTATGTGTTGAGATATTTTCACGACTCTAAATATGCAGCGCATTGTTCGGTTATTAAAACGTTCCGTGAAATtagtaaaatcttttattataaaaacttgtatGCAAAGGTTAGGGATTATGTCAGAACCTGTAAAGTCTGTCAGGCGATTAGACCTTATACACGTAATGATAAGGTCCAATTGAGCAGTTCCATTCCCGAATTTACCTTTCATACTCTTTACGTTGACTTTATCGGTCCTATTATTAAATCtcccgaaaattacaaatatattttttctgttgtAGATGGGTACAGTAAATACGCTTTTGCATATCCGTGCAAGAAACAGACGACGGATACGGCTATTTCGATGATGCAGAAGATATTTCTACAAAATGGATACGCAACGGTGGTGGTATCTGACAACGGTCCTGCGTTTTCGTCTGTGAAATGGAAGACCTTCCTATTCAACAATGGAATCAGAGCGTCCTATTGTTCGAGTTATACGCCATCATCCAACAAAAGCGAATGTCTTAATAAGCAAATTAAGTACAACCTGGGGTGCATTCTTAAAGAGTATTCGATTCAACACAAAAATTGGTCGAAATTTCTCAACTTTGTAATATTTAACTACAACAATTCATTTAAGAATACTATAAACACTACACCAGCAGAAGTTTATTTCGGAAGAAAATTAATAACGCCATTTATTATCATCAACGAGCTAACAAATTTAGTCACAAGCTCTGTTAAACCGTCGCAACAGCAAATTAACGATGCATTAAAACTCGCCCATCAACAACGTCTTAACAGAACTTTGAACAGACCATCAGTTTCAAAGTACAGAATTGGACAATTGGTGATGGTTAAAAATTTGGCGCCGaacatcaacaaaaataaatcagcCAAATTTACAGCGAAATACAACGGACCGTATAAGATACAGAAATTCACATCTCCAACATCGGTTAGATTAAAACCCACTAACAGCAATAAGTCAACTTTTGGAATGTCAATCTACAATCTTCGGCCATATTATAAATGAGGTCATCATCGAAGTGGTTGTATTCGTTGACGGGTAATTTCTCATATTTCTAGTTTTCTAACTGCCTTATTTCACTAAgctaatttaatttctatttagtttcattaataattagcatctcgctaattttttttttgcccccTGGGgtgagattatttttttttgttaataaagggtacttgatttttttcttttaaccaAGCGACTGTTTTCGAAACaaggatataaaaacaaattttgttagacAAGGATGAGACTATCTTCTCACCTTCTCTTGCGAGATGTTatcgcaaattttttgaagagaaCCATTCTCTTTTGCATGGAAATTTTGTCGAGTCAACTGCTCATCATTAAACTTgagatgtattaaattttgtttggattTTTATTTGCCTAAAGTTTGGGAGACGGTCCGCTATGTGGTTTCATCTATTTAAAAGGAAATAGTCaggtattttttgaatcaaataatgTAACACaaggtaatattttctttttaatacaaaatagtaattataatataatttaataattatacaattatatgtagatgatgtttttttttaatttagggtCGTTTTTGTTGCTTTGggcaaatcaatattaatttaaaaaaaaaaagggttttctaAGTTGCCTGTGTTTTGAACTTGACttgataaatttgttgtttccattgttttaatgtattatgAAGAATCTTTCATGATCCTTCCAAACATGGACACTATGCTCCTCATGGCAGTATTTTTTGAGTGTCAGTTAatccattttgaattatttaacggTTTATTcacagtaatttaatattttgtatatttttatatttttccaaagtaTACACTGTTCTGTGGTACAAACCTTTtaggttaattaatttttgatacctCTAAACATAAAAGGTATCACTAACTGTGGTGACATTTTGTTTGAATGTATTATTctctacattttatttatttttcttgaaaacagtGGAAGTACGGTTTAtcacttcaattttcaaaatactacgcatatttttcaattgatttgacATTTGATGTTCATAgaggtattttaaaaaaataatagacttatatatatttattggcaGAATTATGCTTAAAGTATTGTACGagagtttattttcaaaatgataataaattttctattgtgataaagatagattttttttttgtatgtagtgataataaactatttgtaataatagtatttatatttgtaatagtatttttgatgtaataataGTAAGACTGTTTAATTcagatttttgaagttattaaataagactgaactttttatgatatttttttttttgatcattcCCTGATTGACAGGATTTCAGGAACGCATAGACAGCCTAAAACGATCTACTTAATTCAAGGGCCCAGCATCTCTCcatatttttgagttttaaaatatattttcacattctaataaaatccttttatgtaatataattttatattatattttgaaattttattttcataaaatataattttcacagattttcaaatttattaaataatattattttttatcatattttttaattttatttttcaatacaataatacataaatgcatggtgttttatgaatatatataacCAATTTTAATGCATACATGCATAATGCTACTACATTCATCTACCATTTATTTGTATCAGCTgcatataaatcataatatttcatatgtttaaaaaaaagtaaaataaataaaaataatttataaaattaattactaggTATTAATCAGTAACGTAAATGTGTTGGACTTATCCAAAACGGACCTTTACATCTACTTTTGTAAGCAAGCGTGGATGTAAAGAGTAATTGTGCGAAAATTATTACCTCCAAGAAGTTACGCAGCTAaatattacaagcttttatttttaacttgcaatgtatgtatgtataatgtatactgggtgttccaaaccacccgtccaggctgattattctgaatagttttcaaaaaaaattgaaacgaaaaaacacgtatcaaatattttttgaaactctatctaaccataccaaaaacaccctccactctcaacccctgttaggggtagggggtgtaacttgaaaaaatcaaatggtaacccctatttttttctgcagatttgaattcttcagaagaaaagacaaacattttgtctaagaaatttttcccgattttcggtagatcacgctacaatcgacaaaaatcgttcttttagatttggcattagaattgcagttcaagtgaaggcgagaaaagttttttgagtcgagaatagttattttcaattttgtttttgtttttttgaagaaaagactattctgatttgtttttcatattttattatgatttagaaaaattatttttgtaaaaatgtttttttttttattttggaaagtctgaaaaaaaattaaatctaaaatgattcatatctaattctttctaagagctttatttagtatcctcccaattgtctagtggtttacctcaattaccgcaattcgacattttcgcttctcttttattttcgttgaatttctaacttttgtgttgcttttgttttgtttttgttttggttctgtgtgtttgtgtttttatttttttttactttttcgttttgatttttgtcattgaacggcgcaattcttatgccaaatctaaaagaacgatttttgtcgattgtagcgcgatctaccgaaaatcgggaaaaatttctttgacaaaatgtttgtcttttcttctgaagaatccaaatctgcagaaaaaaataggggtttccatttgattttttcaagttacaccccctacccctaacaggggttgagggtggaggttgtttttggtatggttagatagagtttcaaaaaatatttgatacgtgttttttcgtttcaatttttttttaaaactattcagaataatcagcctggacgggtggtttggaacacccagtatatatgcttgtatgtacactcactgtcaaaaaaagtgccacagttaaaacattctaagcgtactcatcatatgttatgttataatagtaacacttagaatgttttaaaacgagcattttttgtgacattgagtatatgtTTGTTCGGGGTGAAATCTTGCAACTTGATTTTGAAGCAtgtatcttcaaccgattgagctgaaattttgtattacacGTTCAGTTTGAATTGTATAGATGTTAAGTTTGAATCCTGCAGAAGTGACGAGTTCCAATAGAAATATCATATCTTCAAATAACCCATTTCAACAAAAAAGCATAAAATCCACTTAACATatgaaattaattcgaaatttttaaaatttttacatttcaaccgacattttaaaaatgtatgatgCAATCCTCATAATTATTTTCCATCTGTTGTATGTAGTATGAgagataatacaaaaattttatggtaaattaaatatgtatggACACAGAGAAATAAATgcaagaaatatatattgtacTAGCCGTTATTCGCCTTTACTACGAGTCCAACTTtgctcaaaaataattttcaagtataATGTAATCAACTATTAGATGGTAAACAAGCTTTGCTCTCTTCCAATTTCTTCCATATGCAACAAACAATATCCTTCTCCCTTAACACTTTCCTCAATTCATTTCTTTCTTCCATTACAATCTTAATTTTTAAGGAGGTTTTCAACATTCTGGCTTCAAACTTTGTTCTTTTTCGGCTTGCAGCCTACGTTGCAAGTTCAATGTTCTTTGCAATGTcttatatagaatatttaacctgtttcaacaattttatccacaaatttcattttgttcccacaaatttcactcttttaggcatctattttcaaaaaaaaattaaaatttgctcATCTTCGAGGTTTAAGGAATtcccataccaaatttcataaaaatctatttagCCATAAAAAGAGAGGATAGGCGAAAAAAAACATCTGTTTCCTCTTTAACCCGCCTTAGTTTGTGTAACTTTTAAGGAGACCCTCAACTTTCCTTTCATCTCTTTGGTTAGCGTACTCGTTTCGTTCgctgtttaatatatttaatgcaaatctttttatattttttagaggATGAATTAGAAAACAAAGTGACCAATGTTTATTCCCGGAGTGTACCAAATGCCCTTAAAAATGAAAGCGAAACAGACAAACTGTTTACTgagttactttcacatttataatgttaGTGAGGATAGTGacgtaattaatatttaaaccaaATATAGTATTTATGCGAAACTAGTTCTATCTACGTACGTAATGTGTGTTGCCTATATGTTGTATGGGTGTATATATGTGTTTACGTGTGCATGTGTAAGTTTGTAAAAGCTTAAAAACGGTTGAGTGCACTTTGACCAAACTGACCATCCAATactattcataaattttcaataatacacAACAAGCACCAAGCATTCATATtacctaatataaaatatatgtgctCTATATTTATAGAGTGGTCTAAAAGTACAagtattgcaaattaaaaatagataaaagtgTCGAAGGAAGTGGGCGTTTTTTACTGTGTACAAGCTTCAGTTTCAAAATATAGTTCAATACAGATCTGACAAAAATTGTGCTTACAATTCAGCAAACCACATCACCGATGTACATGTGTTATCTGTACACAAAATTATAGCAAGGTTAAATTTGTGCATACAGAGTGAATCATTTTAACCTATAATGAGTagtagctcgttttgtagttaaccaatcaaaaaattacttctacaaaaattgtaaagtttcatggggaacatcatgttcagacatcagattggaccgtGTTCTTCGAATTGCTTTAATAGCCTTTcaactgtaagagatagaataacactttaaattagaaagttgatccttataaaaattgaattttactttGTACACATGAAAGTGGATTTGGCAGTACAAACGATTTGAGCCTTTTATTCACGTAAGTGCATAGAGGATAATCCGCGCTAGTTGTATATTCTTGGTATCTTTCTTTTGCACGATTTTCCGTGTAATGACAAACCGCTTGTTTTTATCCTGGTATGCAACGCATAGCTATTTACGCAGAAAAATAATACTAATCCTCATTCGGGtgaagaaatataattatacaccactcaatatttgttttaatttgtgcAGCTGATAGTGAATAATATAGATAATAGACAGAAAATAATCTAAGCTCATTTTTCAGGTAGAAATAATATCGTCTAAAACTAAAATGTAGTTAAGGCGATTCCATTTCTTATTCttaaatagttataatttttttaaatcacctttatattttcaaatagaatAGTGTAATAAATGCATCTGTATAGACAACCAGTTATACATTATATCTAATTTATCAAACATAGTTGCTAGATGTATGAATGTGTACAGAAATTGCTTGTCATTATTTGGAATCGTCTAATACAATACACATGGAATGAACACTATACATTCCATTTATCCATAGCCCTAAcaaatgtatacaattttatattcaaaatgtaGACACACCGTCATTATAAGTTAATAGACATGTGTAGTGGTTTGAAATATTATCGATATATAGGTATGGGAGAGTATTGTACCcaggattaaaatttacatttcttttttttaatctattaagCTCTTGGAGAGCAATCTTCAATATGTTAGCAGTTCATTTCAGTCAATATCATGATGGTATTATACGTTCGgtattgaaacattgaaaatccATGTAAATATCTTCTTCTCTAAGCGCCGAATAACTAAGTTTCATAGCTTTTTCGATTTACTCTTCAATAAGGCTTCTTCCCCTCTTGCTCTACACTTACCTATATATATTGGGTCTTTAATAAGAAAGTAGCTCAGTCAATGTTTTGAAGAAATGTTCACATGAATATATGCCTGTAATCGTGCTTGTTCCAAGATGCATGGTGGATATATGTCCGCTAACGCCAATagtccaaaaaatattttttttgttaaaacatgctttcagaattgtttttatttttactaagaatcAAAAAGGTCCATGGACAACCATTCTCTTCATTGCCTTCTTGCCTTTTAGTAAATAAACTTTGTCTTCATATAACTGCTTCATTTAGGTAGACTACTTTACCCtgtatattatacttatttatataaatttataccaattatttacaatgaaaattaatagttcaatacatattatttgttattttttagtaatttattaacAGTCATGA
The Chrysoperla carnea chromosome 4, inChrCarn1.1, whole genome shotgun sequence genome window above contains:
- the LOC123297746 gene encoding uncharacterized protein K02A2.6-like, yielding MPTTRRGADTAGTPQPLPGGQGGNQPGPSPTRDDLFTTPSAASAINIAAISTQVAATSHILNTSANQMTVMQDQILQQNSQINGYSKYAFAYPCKKQTTDTAISMMQKIFLQNGYATVVVSDNGPAFSSVKWKTFLFNNGIRASYCSSYTPSSNKSECLNKQIKYNLGCILKEYSIQHKNWSKFLNFVIFNYNNSFKNTINTTPAEVYFGRKLITPFIIINELTNLVTSSVKPSQQQINDALKLAHQQRLNRTLNRPSVSKYRIGQLVMVKNLAPNINKNKSAKFTAKYNGPYKIQKFTSPTSVRLKPTNSNKSTFGMSIYNLRPYYK